A region of the Megalops cyprinoides isolate fMegCyp1 chromosome 21, fMegCyp1.pri, whole genome shotgun sequence genome:
ACAGCTGTAGTTGCAACATAGGGGTTATGAATGTAAGGGTAAATATCCTAATGGGGGAGTGGCCAACAGTCATGGGAGGGTCACATATCTGAGTGGCAGTGACAATGTCCAATGGGAGGAAAGGCATCTGCAGCAGGTGGGCCCGGTGAGACGaggctcctgtgtgtgtgtgttgcagggaggggggacatACAGCCCCAGCTGGACAGCGCCATGCAGGACGTGAGTGACATGtacctgctgctggaggagacgGAGAAGCAGGCTGTGAGGAAGGCCCTCATCGAGGAGAGGGCACGCTTCTGCGCCTTCGTCTCCATGCTGAGGCCTGTCGTGGTGAGACACAGCGAACGCTCAAAGCGAGTGATTTCATTCCCCCTGCCCTTTGGTTCCACATGGCAGGAATGGACGAGAGTCCGCTGAGAGATCCACTCAGTAAGAGTGGGCAGTAATGTTTTATATCAACCCAAGGCAAGATACAGCTTTTGTGATATAGCTTTATGCACAAGCAGTGTTGTCTTGttacatttgacaaaaatattaaaagtatgGAAAAACATATCTCAGGTAAGTGCTATATGTGTGGCTGCAATGTTATTTTGGTACCTGTGTCACCTGTCCATCACTTCTGATCTGTTGGTCGTAATGTCGTGTTgctttctctctgccctccaGGATGAGGAGATCTCTATGCTAGGGGAAATCACCCATCTACAGACCATTTCAGATGACCTGAAGGCCCTGACCATGGACCCACACAAGCTGCCCCCCACCAGCGAGCAGGTCAGTGGCTAGACTGCAGTTGCTTCATCTTCTCATAACCAGTGTAGTCACCTGGTGTGTAAGCAAAGGGTGTTAAAGAGTACGTGTTTACCTCTACTTGAGGAAAGGTGTCCCTTTTCCTCCTTAAGTGCCTCCTGGGATCTGTTTTCGCCTTTTAAAAAAACCCTGTATACTTTGAATGAACGTGTTCGTTTTTGCATTTTCCCAGGTTATTTTGGACTTAAAAAGTTCAGACTGCAACTGGTCCTACCAGACTCCCCCATCCTCGCCCAGCACCACTATGTCCAGGAAGTCTAGTATGTGCAGGTAGGTATGAAAGGCTAGCTGCAGAAACACTCCCTCAGCCAATCCCACCAGGGGAATTACCTCATCTTGGTTCCTTATGCCACCTAGTGGTAGAGAGTAGATGTTACTTTGTGGGATTTGTCAGTAGTAGTGTTTTGATCATTTTCCTGCACCTGACAAGTTGTgctaaaattattattaattgttcACTCTGTGATAGGAGTGGAAGTATTTCAAGGCCGTGTGCTTATGGTAAATAGGCAAATGACAAGGCACACCCCTGACCCATCGAACACTATATAGGGAATGTCAGTTATTCCTCAAAATGTATGCTGACAAAATAAAGAGAATTTTTTATTAGGACAATTTGTTGCAGTGGCAGATACCTCAAAAAGACAATCCATGGTTTGGAGAAACTGTGGTGGTTACAACAATTCTCTCTCTAgctttgaaaaaaggaaatgaggaaaaaaaaaacttgaaatagAATGTGTAACAACAGTACATAGACTTGGGAATTATTCTGTACAGTGACGCACTGATTGCTGATGCTTCAGTCTGTGTCGCTTGATTTTCATTACGGTACTTCAAATCACATTGGAATTGATAGTTTAATTTGACTGTCACTGAGGTTATAATGCAGTGTTCTCTGTGAAAAGCATGCTGTTTGTCCTTTAACCCTGCATACATATGCTGTTTTCGTCACACTGTTCACTGAACTGCTCTGTTTTTAAAAGGGTCCACGCTCCCTCagatgcattttctgtgttttttttttctttttgttgctgtgCTAAAGAGACTGGAACATCTTTAACAATGTCCTTTTCTGCCAAAGCACCCTGTAATAAAAGCACATTCTGCTGTGTGAACACAGTGTACACTTTGCCTGAAGCTGTACTGAGCATGAGGAATGTGCAAGTtataaattatttgaatttatttttgaattggtcatgttgtttttgtgttgccGTTTCTGAAATTTAAGCTTGGATGCTATATCCCAGCGACTGTGTAATTTTCAGCTCACAcataacattctcacaatgttGCTGCAACCCAACTTtgctgcacagctgcagaaacCTTGTGGGAGCTTTATGGGTTTTGAAGTGCTAATGACAGATAACAAACCTCTGCCAGATCATCAGCTCAGTTGACACCAACTCTTCAAAGTACAAGAAAATACAAGGGATATCTGCATAATTACAGACACTAGAAGAAAGAACTGACTGGTGCCAAGTCAGTAGGCAGGCTCTCAGTCGATTATTTAAATGCATAGATTATTTTCTGATTGTTTGACAAGTTTGACCGAATATGGCAATCCATGCCAAAAGCAGTCTTAAATTTGACCTATTTGTCCATCTCTCCCATCGAGTTAACAGATGCTACAAATAAAATCCATTCAGACATTTCACTATTTCACCTGACAGTCTGGAAGGTATATTGAAGGTAAACTGTCTGGAAGGGAGTAATATCCAGACATGTCCTCTGAGAGAAACCTTTCATAATACAGCAGTTTCGTTTTTAATCCCTCTCCTTTCATAACACCGTAAAAAGTGCTTTTGCACATCCTCAGTCTCTCAGTCGTGATAGAGGCAGTCTTACTATATTAGGTACCTGAGTATTGGAAATAGTGTACCATACCAAAAACAATCTGAGTCGAGAGTCCTCATCACACCTCGTTGTCTTGCAGTCCTTTAATTCAAATCAgttgaatcatttaaaaaaaaaaatttgatgaTCTCTTATGCATCATATATGTTCCCTAAGTGGTGTTAATTTTTACTGGAAACTTTTGGTCCTGTGTTAATTTCTCTGcatgatgtttttatttgtcgTGATTGATTTCTGactgcactgccacccccctgcctgctgcactgcagtgttGAGTGTTAACTgttcctcccccccaccccccacccccccgcccccgcccttGTCTCTAACAGCAGTCTGAACAGCGTAAACAGTAGCGACTCCCGGTCCAGCGGGTcgcacactcactctccctcctcacacTATCGCTACCGCAGCTCCGCCCTGCCTCTGCAGGCCCCCGCCCGCCTCTCCAGCGTCTCCTCCCACGACTCCGGCTTCATCTCGCAGGACGCCTTCCAGTCCAAGTCCCCCTCACCCATGCCCCCCGAGACCATCCCGCAGGTAAGGGGCGGGGGCAGTCCCCGAGACCACAGGGCACAGGTAGTGCCAGGGTAATAATGGGAGCCCAGGTttatggttttttgttttttttttttttaatcaaaatacaaTATCAGAATGGTACACGTACATATTTAAAGACACACATAAAGTGCCAAGTCAGTAGGCAGGCTCTAAGTCcagtctgatactgttgctcatttgacTTTtatggatacacttatgttctgttgtcctagaagttgctctggataaaagcgtctactaaatccatgtaatgtattgtaatgcatAAAGTATATGCTCAAAGAACACCTAGTTTGTCACACTGTTTGGGTAATGTTAACACCATGGTCAGATTAAAAAGGCTGCAGCAGAGTGAAGCCATGCTGTGTTGGTGGAGACATGGCTGTCCTACTTATATTCCATTTTAGCATGAAACAACTGCAACTTTAAATTGTGCACAAATACATATTGTATATCAGATATGCATGTATTGACACCTTTTGAGTTTGACTCTCTTGTTTTCACTTATGGAGCTCAAATTCTTTTCAGATGGCTTGGTCAGACAGCTCATCTGAAATAGCTTCCTGTTAGTGAGTGGGTGTTAAAATCCTAGTGTCCCTGTTAGTGGGGGTGACGGTGTGGCATTAGCCTGCCCTCCAGACAATGGTTTCCTCATTTATCTTGCTATCTTCCCACTGTGGGAAGTGTTGCCCTATTTCAGTTTAGTCTGCTGTGTCATAAATTAGATAATCATGATTTACCGTCTGGGCACTGCTTACCTTTGATAAAGATTACTTAAAATTTGTAGGGTTTGGATTGAACCCTTTCCTTAGTGAATCTGAGTATCTGAGCATTTGATTAGTGCCAGGGCAATAGCATGGTCTCAAAGGTTCCGAGAAGAAAACTACTGCACTGTACAGGAGCACATGGTGACTATGGAGGGAATGAGGAATTCTGTTAGTGagtttcctgctctctctgtaaaGCTGTTCATTAATAACTTAACACTGAGCTGATCCACAGTGGAAATGGTCATATCTCAGGTGCCTATTAACACATAAGGTGCACACCCTTCCTACATGCAAACCGTGTTTATCCTGCCTCAGAGTGTAAACTAGCTGTGCATTGGGAGCCTTTGGAGTCTTGCTTTTAGTTGTAGTCCTTTGGCAAAATCCATAACTTCTCACATCTTTTGTGctcttttgtctgtctctctcggGACTAACTCTCTCTTAACTCTGAACAACCTGCCTTACTACTGTGCTACACCCTGCTCCTCTTCCtactctcccttcctctttcctgtTGCTTTCTGTGTGGCCGCATATCttgtgatttctgtgtgtgtgtgtgtgtacgtgactggtctgtgtgtttgtgtgactgcactctttgtgtgtgtgtgtgtgtgtgtgtgtgtgtgtgtgtgtgtgtttgttgcacACGCGTGACtatgctgtctgtgtttgctaCTGTGTGCGCTTGCGCTGCAGACCccctccagctctgcctcctcGGACGCCTCTGAGACCTGCCAGTCAGTGAGCGAGTGCAGCTCCCCCACCTCTGTTGGCTCTGGCACCACCATGGCTGGGGCCTTGGCCTCTGCTGACAAGGTGAACGCTCCctacatcccccccccccccccccacccccccagcaaCCCTGTGCAGTGCCCCCAAAGTGCTCCATCACATGTTGTgcatcaaataaaaatgcaggcaGCATGTGCATTCCTCCTTTGTGCATtccatatacacatatttaagATAGGGAGGGCAGGTGGTCATTTCAAACGGTCTTCATTGGTTGTGTTATCAATACAAATGAGATTTTATTTCCTTATGTACCATTCATTTTGGTTTACCCTGGGTATGTCCTTATATACACTTTTGAGTTGCAATCCAgccattgtcattgttttttgttgctgtatggataatccattttttttttacatttgtgtttgtgtttttgtgtctgtctacACGCATTTAGTTGTCAAATGGTTATGATCATTATGGACCCGCTGATCCACCCTACCTGGCTGGAATAGGCTCTGCAGAGCATTTTTCCTATTTCCCTCCCccgtcctcttcctcttcctcctcacccTCGCGGGCGTGGGCCCGGTCTGGCTCCGCCCTGCTTGCCGATTACCCACTGTATTGCACCCTGGAGCCAGGCATGATCCCCTCTTCCAAAGTCCCCAGCTGGAAGGTTTGTTCATTCCTCATCACACACTTCTCCTCCTCGTCTTCCATTCTGATGTGGCATCTTTATGTGTACTTCTCCTTCACATTTCAACCTTTGCATTCCAAAAGCCACATTCAAACAAATCTTTTTAAAACTAGCGGACGTCAATATGCCTGTTTCTTTGGTTTTTCAGCCAGTACTGTACTCCATTTTATCAAGGTTACTCAGGTCAAGGATCCAGTTTGTCAGTTTGCTAGAGAATCATTCTCTAAGAGTTACACAAGCTTTAGTGAGcattaaatatacaaaaaaaaagacatatcaTTGAATGGAATTTTCACACAGCACCgtgaagaaaatatttcattctggTTCAGAGAATATCGACCAAGAATGAATTTGGAACCATGTTCCATGTTTTGAATAGCTGTCTGTTGAATCAGGAGTTCAGTGTGGGGTGTGTGATCGTAATGTATCAGCTTGGAAAGAGTGGTGGTGTTCTTCAGAAATGGGCAGGTCTGACAGTGATTTCCTCTGCAGGACTGGGCCAAGCCAGGGCCCTACGACCAGCCTATGGTGAACACCCTGAGGAGAAACAAGGAGAAGCGAGAGCCAGCGGACCCTGGCACCCCCCCAGTCACACAGAGTGGGGGAGGCACCTCGCCAGGGGAGGACCCCCAGAGGGCCAGGAGCTTGACTGTGTCCTCCACGCCCAAGGTGAGCAGAAAATGTTAACtcgtggtagggcttgaataatgttgtgctcacacttaatggtctgggggtgttgttagcctgatctgacactgttgctcattcagcttgaatggatacatttctgtgcttttgtgctggatgtcactctgaataagagcatcttctaaaagaatgtaatataaaacactcattcacatgcaaacatgaGTGTGTACTGGCTAATGCTAACACAGTAAGGGAGAACACactctttcattttgtgttcatgtgGGGGTCATGCATAATGAGCTGTAGGCCATGTAGCTCAATGTCAAAAAAAGCCACCTTAGGATTTATCAACTATTTATCAACACCACTACTACGGGCAGCATACGTATTACAAGAGCTCTGAATTTGGAGCACTTGCAGGGTATGGTGTATCTGGCCAACAGAGCAGATTGCAGTGTCATGCTGctctgtgcgtgtttgtgcttgcaggcagaggagatggaggCCCATGAGGAGCTGGCTCTGGCTCTTGCCCGGGGGCTGCAGCTGGACACGCAGCGCTCCAGCCGGGACTCcctgcagtgctccagcgggtACAGCACCCAGAccaccaccccctgctgctccGAGGACACCATCCCCTCCCAAGGTACCATGTGCGGGCCAAACAGACCTAAAAATGGGCAAGGGCAAAGGTGGGAGTAGGACGAGAGCTATAGTTTGCTCATTTTAAGGTTCTAGGCGTGAATTGACTGTATTTaatgtgcagctgtgtttgaaaTATTACTGGTGTAAGTAGATGCCTTTCTGTTAATGTTCAGTACTAAGTAGGTCAGCCTAGGAAGGTCTGTTGCTCTGGGTCTGCTGGTTTTTATCCTATCATAAATTTTAGTCGTTGGATGGAATTTGGATCAGATTTCATACTGCTTGGTGTTGCAGATGCTCCATGAGCAGAACTGTCAGTCCCCGGAATGAAATGTTGGCATTAGTATGTTGGATGATAACCATTTTATCAAGAATTGCAGCGTTTCCTAATTTGTCTGCTTGTTGCAGTGTCCGACTATGACTATTTCTCAGTTGGCGGGGACCAGGAAGTGGAACAGCAGGACTTCGATAAGTCCTCCACCATCCCGCGTAACAGTGACATCAGTCAGTCCTACCGCAAGATGTTCCAGACCAAGCGGCCAGCCTCCACAGCCGGCATACCCTCCACCACAGGGCCGGTCATCGTCACCCCGGGTGTGGCCACCATCCGCCGCACGCCCTCCACCAAGCCCGCCATGcgccggggggcggggggcagcgGGCCCATCCCCATCAAGACGCCCGTCATCCCGGTGAAGACGCCCACCGTTCCGGAGCTGCCAGCCAGCTTCCCCGGCGGGCTGGGCGGCGGGGTCGAAGAGAGCGAGGAGCCGCTGAGCCCGGAGGACGGGGGTCCGGAGGGGGGCGAGGCCTGCGCGGACCCGCCCCAGCCCCCACCTCAGCCTGAGGCTGCTGAGTGTGAGAGCGGGACCCTTCCGGAGGACATGgactctctccccctgcagggagaggacaTGCTCCTGACCATCCGCCGTGGGGTCAAGCTGAAGAAGACTCTGACCAACGACCGGTCTGCACCACGTGTCCTATGAAGCCACAGATCCCAGCATCCGGGCAGAGGATCACACCACGCTCAAACCTAAGTTCACAGCCAACAGGGCTGTCTCCATTCCAGTTCCTGTGGGGTGCAAAAAGAACTgtcgtttttttgttttttttttttcttgcgcTGAGGTGGAGGGGGGAATGCAGTGTTGTGGGGAAGGTGGAGGGGAGCAGCTGGTTGACAGTTTTCAAGATAATGAAAAGTTGATTGCTTTTTTTGGTTGAAatctgtacatctgtacatACGAACATATTGtagcattttcagtttcagctgttATGTTGTTCCCCTTACTTCCTCATTCCCTCTTCCAGATTCGGACACAAAGGTGCCAAACGCTTTGAAGCGTTGAAACGTGTTGGAAATGAgtattttacaagatggatCTTCCTGGAAGCATTGATATTTACGAAAGTTTGGTTTTAAATTCAGAGACTAAAGCCTAAACTCCTTGGGGGTATGGACTGATCAAATGATTTCTCTTTGTTTCACCTTCAATTTTCCAAGATTATTACAAAGGCAAGCTCAAGTAGCTCTAGTGCTCAGTATTAGAAGGGTACTCATTTCAAAGAGTGGATGCCTCCATCAGTAAATGGTAAGCAATATGAATTGGTtgcacatttaatttgaatgtgcCCTTCCAGAAAACAATTGTGCCACAACATTGtaagataaatataaatgtagaaATTCATGTGGGTCCTAAAGCTAACCCCCCTGAAAGGGGAGAAAGGAATCTAAAGGCATGTAAAGCAATGtttaaaagacataaaaatgcCATATTGGATTATGGCATTTTATACTGAGTGTTTtatagatttttcttttttgtcctaTAAACAATGGATCCATAGTACCTGCTGCAGCAGTACTTCAAGTTAATATAAATCCCTCATGTTGGAAAATGTATCTGTTCCTTCTTGTGAAGAGGATATCTAATTtatgaaagattaaaaacaatttatatGTGTAGACAAATATATTCACAAGCAATCACAGTAGTTGTTTAAAATTCAACTGTAACCAAAATTTGGTTTCGATCGAAGCACTGATACGGAGCCGTctataaaactgtaaatatttaatgggACTGAAAATCCAGGGGCTTAATTTATTCTCTTTACAGCTGTCCATGTTGTACTCTTCACATAAATGAATCGGCTTTTTTCATGCATGTGCTGTGAGATTATATTAAGTTAATAGACTTTGCATTTTGAGGTATTCCGTTATGATGTACAGAGAAGCTCGCCTAAGCTTCCTGCCTTGTTGCTTTTACTTTATTATGTATTAGCAGAGGGCACTTTTTAACCTTGCTGACTGAAAGACTCGGAGAGGGCCCATCTTTGCCTGGTCCGTGAAAGTGAGCTGGTGACAATGGTGGCCATTTTGCCAGTCCGTAGCAGTGAGATTTATGAATTAATTCAGCGTTAATTTCACTTTGTCTGTAAACTTTGCTGATTCTCAAACAATCTGTGCATACTGATCCAGGGATGTAGAAGCAGGAGCCTGCTGAGCTGATTGAGCCCAATCATTGCCAccaggcatacacacacacaaccactcacaGTTGCATCGTGTTTGACTGTTAATTTATGGCAAGCTCTCTTAACTGTGAAGCTCTACTGCTGCCGCTACTCAGGAGACTACTGAGTGGCTCAAGACAAACCAGGAGATAACTCCTGATGCATTACCCCACTCACGCACTAttgtctctgtgactgtgaaCTTACCATAGCTTTACTGCCGGAGCCACACAGCATGCCCACAGTAATGCGCTGTAGGCTCTCCAATGCTCTGGTCATAGATCAGATTCGCACACGTTTTGCAGGGAGTTTTGTTCCCCATTAAGTCAGTAGCGCTGTAATTATCGTTCAAAGAGCATTTGGATCCTCTGCTTCACTTCATGTTGTGTTCTTCACTTGCTCCCCCTAGTGGAATTACACTCCATTGGTACCGGCACTGAACTTAAAAGTGGacgtttctgtttttgtgttgaagcCACAATGTAATATAACCAAGTAGGTCAGTAGAACTCTACATTTTTAACCACTATTCAACTCACATGCCCCTTTTGACCAATATTAATGGGAAAAAATTACCAttagcatttgtttattttgctagTACAGAGTAGTAGCAATAATGCCATAATTCCTGCACCTAGTTCAATTCATAATTCATGCTTAGAGTAAACATTTCagatattgtaaaaaaaaaaatcttgaattAGACAATCGATATACGAGTAGACCACTAAGGTAGTGAGTTGCTTGTATGCCAAGCAATCCAGTTACATTGTGAAACCACTGGTGGAGAGTTGCTATAAAAATGGGTGAGCACTTAGCTGTGGGGGGGACACAAGCATTGAAGTATTCATGGGAACCAATTTAAACGCTTGAGCATTTCAAATGTCCTTACTGCATTACTGCTTCAATGACTCTGTGGTCATTTTAAGTCTGCAGGAATCTAGGTTTGGAAATTACCATGTTGTCAA
Encoded here:
- the LOC118796273 gene encoding protein MTSS 1-like isoform X6; protein product: MEAVIEKECSALGGLFQTVISDMKSSYPVWEDFISKAGKLQSQLRTTLVAAAAFLDAFQKVADLATSTRGGTRDIGSALTRMCMRHRSIEAKLRQFSVAFADCLINPLQEQMEEWKRAANTLDKDHAKEYKKARQEIKKKSSDTLKLQKKAKKAEALGRGDIQPQLDSAMQDVSDMYLLLEETEKQAVRKALIEERARFCAFVSMLRPVVDEEISMLGEITHLQTISDDLKALTMDPHKLPPTSEQVILDLKSSDCNWSYQTPPSSPSTTMSRKSSMCSSLNSVNSSDSRSSGSHTHSPSSHYRYRSSALPLQAPARLSSVSSHDSGFISQDAFQSKSPSPMPPETIPQTPSSSASSDASETCQSVSECSSPTSVGSGTTMAGALASADKDWAKPGPYDQPMVNTLRRNKEKREPADPGTPPVTQSGGGTSPGEDPQRARSLTVSSTPKAEEMEAHEELALALARGLQLDTQRSSRDSLQCSSGYSTQTTTPCCSEDTIPSQVSDYDYFSVGGDQEVEQQDFDKSSTIPRNSDISQSYRKMFQTKRPASTAGIPSTTGPVIVTPGVATIRRTPSTKPAMRRGAGGSGPIPIKTPVIPVKTPTVPELPASFPGGLGGGVEESEEPLSPEDGGPEGGEACADPPQPPPQPEAAECESGTLPEDMDSLPLQGEDMLLTIRRGVKLKKTLTNDRSAPRVL
- the LOC118796273 gene encoding protein MTSS 1-like isoform X1, which encodes MEAVIEKECSALGGLFQTVISDMKSSYPVWEDFISKAGKLQSQLRTTLVAAAAFLDAFQKVADLATSTRGGTRDIGSALTRMCMRHRSIEAKLRQFSVAFADCLINPLQEQMEEWKRAANTLDKDHAKEYKKARQEIKKKSSDTLKLQKKAKKAEALGRGDIQPQLDSAMQDVSDMYLLLEETEKQAVRKALIEERARFCAFVSMLRPVVDEEISMLGEITHLQTISDDLKALTMDPHKLPPTSEQVILDLKSSDCNWSYQTPPSSPSTTMSRKSSMCSSLNSVNSSDSRSSGSHTHSPSSHYRYRSSALPLQAPARLSSVSSHDSGFISQDAFQSKSPSPMPPETIPQTPSSSASSDASETCQSVSECSSPTSVGSGTTMAGALASADKLSNGYDHYGPADPPYLAGIGSAEHFSYFPPPSSSSSSSPSRAWARSGSALLADYPLYCTLEPGMIPSSKVPSWKDWAKPGPYDQPMVNTLRRNKEKREPADPGTPPVTQSGGGTSPGEDPQRARSLTVSSTPKAEEMEAHEELALALARGLQLDTQRSSRDSLQCSSGYSTQTTTPCCSEDTIPSQVSDYDYFSVGGDQEVEQQDFDKSSTIPRNSDISQSYRKMFQTKRPASTAGIPSTTGPVIVTPGVATIRRTPSTKPAMRRGAGGSGPIPIKTPVIPVKTPTVPELPASFPGGLGGGVEESEEPLSPEDGGPEGGEACADPPQPPPQPEAAECESGTLPEDMDSLPLQGEDMLLTIRRGVKLKKTLTNDRSAPRVL
- the LOC118796273 gene encoding protein MTSS 1-like isoform X5, which produces MEAVIEKECSALGGLFQTVISDMKSSYPVWEDFISKAGKLQSQLRTTLVAAAAFLDAFQKVADLATSTRGGTRDIGSALTRMCMRHRSIEAKLRQFSVAFADCLINPLQEQMEEWKRAANTLDKDHAKEYKKARQEIKKKSSDTLKLQKKAKKAEALGRGDIQPQLDSAMQDVSDMYLLLEETEKQAVRKALIEERARFCAFVSMLRPVVDEEISMLGEITHLQTISDDLKALTMDPHKLPPTSEQVILDLKSSDCNWSYQTPPSSPSTTMSRKSSMCSSLNSVNSSDSRSSGSHTHSPSSHYRYRSSALPLQAPARLSSVSSHDSGFISQDAFQSKSPSPMPPETIPQLSNGYDHYGPADPPYLAGIGSAEHFSYFPPPSSSSSSSPSRAWARSGSALLADYPLYCTLEPGMIPSSKVPSWKDWAKPGPYDQPMVNTLRRNKEKREPADPGTPPVTQSGGGTSPGEDPQRARSLTVSSTPKAEEMEAHEELALALARGLQLDTQRSSRDSLQCSSGYSTQTTTPCCSEDTIPSQVSDYDYFSVGGDQEVEQQDFDKSSTIPRNSDISQSYRKMFQTKRPASTAGIPSTTGPVIVTPGVATIRRTPSTKPAMRRGAGGSGPIPIKTPVIPVKTPTVPELPASFPGGLGGGVEESEEPLSPEDGGPEGGEACADPPQPPPQPEAAECESGTLPEDMDSLPLQGEDMLLTIRRGVKLKKTLTNDRSAPRVL
- the LOC118796273 gene encoding protein MTSS 1-like isoform X3, which produces MEAVIEKECSALGGLFQTVISDMKSSYPVWEDFISKAGKLQSQLRTTLVAAAAFLDAFQKVADLATSTRGGTRDIGSALTRMCMRHRSIEAKLRQFSVAFADCLINPLQEQMEEWKRAANTLDKDHAKEYKKARQEIKKKSSDTLKLQKKAKKAEALGRGDIQPQLDSAMQDVSDMYLLLEETEKQAVRKALIEERARFCAFVSMLRPVVDEEISMLGEITHLQTISDDLKALTMDPHKLPPTSEQVILDLKSSDCNWSYQTPPSSPSTTMSRKSSMCSSALPLQAPARLSSVSSHDSGFISQDAFQSKSPSPMPPETIPQTPSSSASSDASETCQSVSECSSPTSVGSGTTMAGALASADKLSNGYDHYGPADPPYLAGIGSAEHFSYFPPPSSSSSSSPSRAWARSGSALLADYPLYCTLEPGMIPSSKVPSWKDWAKPGPYDQPMVNTLRRNKEKREPADPGTPPVTQSGGGTSPGEDPQRARSLTVSSTPKAEEMEAHEELALALARGLQLDTQRSSRDSLQCSSGYSTQTTTPCCSEDTIPSQVSDYDYFSVGGDQEVEQQDFDKSSTIPRNSDISQSYRKMFQTKRPASTAGIPSTTGPVIVTPGVATIRRTPSTKPAMRRGAGGSGPIPIKTPVIPVKTPTVPELPASFPGGLGGGVEESEEPLSPEDGGPEGGEACADPPQPPPQPEAAECESGTLPEDMDSLPLQGEDMLLTIRRGVKLKKTLTNDRSAPRVL
- the LOC118796273 gene encoding protein MTSS 1-like isoform X2, whose protein sequence is MEAVIEKECSALGGLFQTVISDMKSSYPVWEDFISKAGKLQSQLRTTLVAAAAFLDAFQKVADLATSTRGGTRDIGSALTRMCMRHRSIEAKLRQFSVAFADCLINPLQEQMEEWKRAANTLDKDHAKEYKKARQEIKKKSSDTLKLQKKAKKGRGDIQPQLDSAMQDVSDMYLLLEETEKQAVRKALIEERARFCAFVSMLRPVVDEEISMLGEITHLQTISDDLKALTMDPHKLPPTSEQVILDLKSSDCNWSYQTPPSSPSTTMSRKSSMCSSLNSVNSSDSRSSGSHTHSPSSHYRYRSSALPLQAPARLSSVSSHDSGFISQDAFQSKSPSPMPPETIPQTPSSSASSDASETCQSVSECSSPTSVGSGTTMAGALASADKLSNGYDHYGPADPPYLAGIGSAEHFSYFPPPSSSSSSSPSRAWARSGSALLADYPLYCTLEPGMIPSSKVPSWKDWAKPGPYDQPMVNTLRRNKEKREPADPGTPPVTQSGGGTSPGEDPQRARSLTVSSTPKAEEMEAHEELALALARGLQLDTQRSSRDSLQCSSGYSTQTTTPCCSEDTIPSQVSDYDYFSVGGDQEVEQQDFDKSSTIPRNSDISQSYRKMFQTKRPASTAGIPSTTGPVIVTPGVATIRRTPSTKPAMRRGAGGSGPIPIKTPVIPVKTPTVPELPASFPGGLGGGVEESEEPLSPEDGGPEGGEACADPPQPPPQPEAAECESGTLPEDMDSLPLQGEDMLLTIRRGVKLKKTLTNDRSAPRVL
- the LOC118796273 gene encoding protein MTSS 1-like isoform X7, which gives rise to MEAVIEKECSALGGLFQTVISDMKSSYPVWEDFISKAGKLQSQLRTTLVAAAAFLDAFQKVADLATSTRGGTRDIGSALTRMCMRHRSIEAKLRQFSVAFADCLINPLQEQMEEWKRAANTLDKDHAKEYKKARQEIKKKSSDTLKLQKKAKKGRGDIQPQLDSAMQDVSDMYLLLEETEKQAVRKALIEERARFCAFVSMLRPVVDEEISMLGEITHLQTISDDLKALTMDPHKLPPTSEQVILDLKSSDCNWSYQTPPSSPSTTMSRKSSMCSSLNSVNSSDSRSSGSHTHSPSSHYRYRSSALPLQAPARLSSVSSHDSGFISQDAFQSKSPSPMPPETIPQTPSSSASSDASETCQSVSECSSPTSVGSGTTMAGALASADKDWAKPGPYDQPMVNTLRRNKEKREPADPGTPPVTQSGGGTSPGEDPQRARSLTVSSTPKAEEMEAHEELALALARGLQLDTQRSSRDSLQCSSGYSTQTTTPCCSEDTIPSQVSDYDYFSVGGDQEVEQQDFDKSSTIPRNSDISQSYRKMFQTKRPASTAGIPSTTGPVIVTPGVATIRRTPSTKPAMRRGAGGSGPIPIKTPVIPVKTPTVPELPASFPGGLGGGVEESEEPLSPEDGGPEGGEACADPPQPPPQPEAAECESGTLPEDMDSLPLQGEDMLLTIRRGVKLKKTLTNDRSAPRVL